The Prionailurus bengalensis isolate Pbe53 chromosome A3, Fcat_Pben_1.1_paternal_pri, whole genome shotgun sequence genome includes a window with the following:
- the IL1R1 gene encoding interleukin-1 receptor type 1 isoform X3: MGLISSTGSPPPPEVQENMKVLLRLCFIAVLISSLEAEEDKPVKPIIVSPTNETMEASLGSRLQLICNVSGQLSDFVYWKWNGSLIDDDDPVLVEDYLPVENPSTKRKNTIITVLNISEVESRFYLYPFTCVAKNTDGINSAYIQLIHPVPDFKKHTIGVFVMLTLVITCSVFIYKIFKVDIVLWYRDSCYDFLPPKASDGKTYDAYILYPKTLGEGSTSNSDIFVFKVLPEVLEKQCGYKLFIYGRDAYVGEDIVDVTNENIKKSRRLIIVLVPEASGLGWLENSSEEQIAMYNAFIQDGIKVVLLELETIQDYEKMPETIKFIKRKHGAIRWSGDFREGMQSAKTRFWKNVRYHMPVQRQPPSSKHQLLSLAMRPDSKKKLQREVHVPLG, encoded by the exons ATGGGGCTGATCTCTTCCACGGGCTCTCCACCGCCTCCTGAGGTTCAG GAGAATATGAAAGTGTTACTTAGGCTTTGTTTCATAGCTGTACTGATTTCTTCTCTGGAAGCCG AGGAAGACAAGCCTGTGAAGCCTATAATTGTGAGTCCAACTAATGAGACAATGGAAGCAAGTCTGG GATCCAGGCTACAGTTGATCTGCAATGTCAGTGGCCAGTTGAGTGACTTTGTATACTGGAAGTGGAATGGGTCATTAATTGATGACGACGACCCAGTGTTGGTGGAGGATTATTTGCC AGTGGAAAATCCTtcaaccaaaagaaagaacacaatcATCACAGTACTTAATATTTCAGAAGTGGAAAGTAGATTTTATCTATATCCATTTACCTGTGTAGCCAAGAATACAGATGGTATAAATTCAGCATATATCCAATTGATACATCCAG TCCCTGATTTCAAGAAGCACACAATTGGTGTGTTTGTCATGTTAACTCTAGTAATTACATGCTCTGTTTTCATCTACAAAATCTTCAAGGTTGACATTGTGCTTTGGTACAGGGATTCTTGCTATGATTTTCTCCCTCCAAAAG CTTCAGATGGAAAGACCTATGATGCATATATACTATATCCAAAGACCCTTGGGGAAGGGTCCACCTCAAACTcagatatttttgtgtttaaagtCTTGCCTGAGGTCTTGGAAAAACAGTGTGGATATAAGCTGTTCATTTATGGAAGGGACGCCTATGTTGGGGAAG ACATTGTTGACGTCACtaatgaaaacataaagaaaagcagaagactGATCATCGTTTTGGTCCCAGAGGCATCAGGATTGGGCTGGCTGGAGAATTCATCTGAAGAGCAGATAGCAATGTACAATGCTTTCATTCAGGATGGGATTAAAGTTGTCCTGCTTGAACTGGAGACGATCCAAGACTATGAGAAAATGCCAGAAACCATTAAATTCATTAAGCGGAAACATGGGGCCATACGCTGGTCAGGGGACTTTAGAGAGGGCATGCAGTCTGCAAAGACAAGGTTCTGGAAGAATGTCAGGTACCACATGCCCGTCCAGCGGCAGCCACCTTCATCCAAACACCAGTTACTGTCCTTGGCCATGAGACCAGACTCGAAGAAAAAGCTTCAGAGGGAGGTGCATGTGCCTCTCGGGTAG
- the IL1R1 gene encoding interleukin-1 receptor type 1 isoform X1 gives MGLISSTGSPPPPEVQENMKVLLRLCFIAVLISSLEADTCEEREEKVVLVSSAYEIDVRSCLLNPNEKKGTIIWYKNDSKTPISMEVDSRIHQHKDKLWFVPAKVEDSGHYYCAVRNSTYCLKIKIAIKFVQHEPNLCYNAEAIFTQKLPIARDGQLVCPYLDFFRDEKHELPKIQWHKDCKPLLLDNVNFTGLTNRLIMTNVTAAYKGNYTCQASYTYLGKQYRITRVIELLTLEEDKPVKPIIVSPTNETMEASLGSRLQLICNVSGQLSDFVYWKWNGSLIDDDDPVLVEDYLPVENPSTKRKNTIITVLNISEVESRFYLYPFTCVAKNTDGINSAYIQLIHPVPDFKKHTIGVFVMLTLVITCSVFIYKIFKVDIVLWYRDSCYDFLPPKASDGKTYDAYILYPKTLGEGSTSNSDIFVFKVLPEVLEKQCGYKLFIYGRDAYVGEDIVDVTNENIKKSRRLIIVLVPEASGLGWLENSSEEQIAMYNAFIQDGIKVVLLELETIQDYEKMPETIKFIKRKHGAIRWSGDFREGMQSAKTRFWKNVRYHMPVQRQPPSSKHQLLSLAMRPDSKKKLQREVHVPLG, from the exons ATGGGGCTGATCTCTTCCACGGGCTCTCCACCGCCTCCTGAGGTTCAG GAGAATATGAAAGTGTTACTTAGGCTTTGTTTCATAGCTGTACTGATTTCTTCTCTGGAAGCCG atACTTGTGAGGAACGTGAAGAAAAAGTAGTTTTAGTTTCATCTGCGTATGAAATTGATGTTCGTTCATGTCTTCTTAACCCGAACGAAAAGAAAGGCACTATAATTTGGTATAAAAATGACAGCAAGACACCTATATCTATGGAAGTAGACTCCAGGATTCATCAGCACAAAGATAAACTTTGGTTTGTTCCCGCTAAGGTAGAGGATTCGGGACATTACTATTGTGCAGTAAG aAATTCAACTTACTGcctcaaaattaaaatagctattaAGTTTGTGCAGCATGAACCTAACTTGTGTTACAATGCAGAAGCTATATTTACACAGAAACTACCCATTGCAAGAGATGGACAACTTGTGTGTccttatttggatttttttagaGACGAAAAACATGAGTTACCCAAAATACAGTGGCATAAG GATTGCAAACCTCTACTACTTGACAATGTGAACTTTACTGGACTGACAAATAGACTCATCATGACGAATGTGACTGCAGCATATAAGGGGAACTATACTTGTCAAGCATCCTATACATACTTGGGAAAGCAGTATCGTATTACACGGGTGATAGAACTTCTCACTCTAG AGGAAGACAAGCCTGTGAAGCCTATAATTGTGAGTCCAACTAATGAGACAATGGAAGCAAGTCTGG GATCCAGGCTACAGTTGATCTGCAATGTCAGTGGCCAGTTGAGTGACTTTGTATACTGGAAGTGGAATGGGTCATTAATTGATGACGACGACCCAGTGTTGGTGGAGGATTATTTGCC AGTGGAAAATCCTtcaaccaaaagaaagaacacaatcATCACAGTACTTAATATTTCAGAAGTGGAAAGTAGATTTTATCTATATCCATTTACCTGTGTAGCCAAGAATACAGATGGTATAAATTCAGCATATATCCAATTGATACATCCAG TCCCTGATTTCAAGAAGCACACAATTGGTGTGTTTGTCATGTTAACTCTAGTAATTACATGCTCTGTTTTCATCTACAAAATCTTCAAGGTTGACATTGTGCTTTGGTACAGGGATTCTTGCTATGATTTTCTCCCTCCAAAAG CTTCAGATGGAAAGACCTATGATGCATATATACTATATCCAAAGACCCTTGGGGAAGGGTCCACCTCAAACTcagatatttttgtgtttaaagtCTTGCCTGAGGTCTTGGAAAAACAGTGTGGATATAAGCTGTTCATTTATGGAAGGGACGCCTATGTTGGGGAAG ACATTGTTGACGTCACtaatgaaaacataaagaaaagcagaagactGATCATCGTTTTGGTCCCAGAGGCATCAGGATTGGGCTGGCTGGAGAATTCATCTGAAGAGCAGATAGCAATGTACAATGCTTTCATTCAGGATGGGATTAAAGTTGTCCTGCTTGAACTGGAGACGATCCAAGACTATGAGAAAATGCCAGAAACCATTAAATTCATTAAGCGGAAACATGGGGCCATACGCTGGTCAGGGGACTTTAGAGAGGGCATGCAGTCTGCAAAGACAAGGTTCTGGAAGAATGTCAGGTACCACATGCCCGTCCAGCGGCAGCCACCTTCATCCAAACACCAGTTACTGTCCTTGGCCATGAGACCAGACTCGAAGAAAAAGCTTCAGAGGGAGGTGCATGTGCCTCTCGGGTAG
- the IL1R1 gene encoding interleukin-1 receptor type 1 isoform X5 has protein sequence MGLISSTGSPPPPEVQENMKVLLRLCFIAVLISSLEADTCEEREEKVVLVSSAYEIDVRSCLLNPNEKKGTIIWYKNDSKTPISMEVDSRIHQHKDKLWFVPAKVEDSGHYYCAVRNSTYCLKIKIAIKFVQHEPNLCYNAEAIFTQKLPIARDGQLVCPYLDFFRDEKHELPKIQWHKDCKPLLLDNVNFTGLTNRLIMTNVTAAYKGNYTCQASYTYLGKQYRITRVIELLTLEEDKPVKPIIVSPTNETMEASLGSRLQLICNVSGQLSDFVYWKWNGSLIDDDDPVLVEDYLPVENPSTKRKNTIITVLNISEVESRFYLYPFTCVAKNTDGINSAYIQLIHPAELLLGSFLSCCLLLTSSLPKEMSP, from the exons ATGGGGCTGATCTCTTCCACGGGCTCTCCACCGCCTCCTGAGGTTCAG GAGAATATGAAAGTGTTACTTAGGCTTTGTTTCATAGCTGTACTGATTTCTTCTCTGGAAGCCG atACTTGTGAGGAACGTGAAGAAAAAGTAGTTTTAGTTTCATCTGCGTATGAAATTGATGTTCGTTCATGTCTTCTTAACCCGAACGAAAAGAAAGGCACTATAATTTGGTATAAAAATGACAGCAAGACACCTATATCTATGGAAGTAGACTCCAGGATTCATCAGCACAAAGATAAACTTTGGTTTGTTCCCGCTAAGGTAGAGGATTCGGGACATTACTATTGTGCAGTAAG aAATTCAACTTACTGcctcaaaattaaaatagctattaAGTTTGTGCAGCATGAACCTAACTTGTGTTACAATGCAGAAGCTATATTTACACAGAAACTACCCATTGCAAGAGATGGACAACTTGTGTGTccttatttggatttttttagaGACGAAAAACATGAGTTACCCAAAATACAGTGGCATAAG GATTGCAAACCTCTACTACTTGACAATGTGAACTTTACTGGACTGACAAATAGACTCATCATGACGAATGTGACTGCAGCATATAAGGGGAACTATACTTGTCAAGCATCCTATACATACTTGGGAAAGCAGTATCGTATTACACGGGTGATAGAACTTCTCACTCTAG AGGAAGACAAGCCTGTGAAGCCTATAATTGTGAGTCCAACTAATGAGACAATGGAAGCAAGTCTGG GATCCAGGCTACAGTTGATCTGCAATGTCAGTGGCCAGTTGAGTGACTTTGTATACTGGAAGTGGAATGGGTCATTAATTGATGACGACGACCCAGTGTTGGTGGAGGATTATTTGCC AGTGGAAAATCCTtcaaccaaaagaaagaacacaatcATCACAGTACTTAATATTTCAGAAGTGGAAAGTAGATTTTATCTATATCCATTTACCTGTGTAGCCAAGAATACAGATGGTATAAATTCAGCATATATCCAATTGATACATCCAG CTGAACTACTTCTAGGAAGCTTTCTGTCTTGCTGCCTGCTCTTAACAAGCTCTCTGCCCAAAGAGATGAG TCCCTGA
- the IL1R1 gene encoding interleukin-1 receptor type 1 isoform X4 — MKVLLRLCFIAVLISSLEAEEDKPVKPIIVSPTNETMEASLGSRLQLICNVSGQLSDFVYWKWNGSLIDDDDPVLVEDYLPVENPSTKRKNTIITVLNISEVESRFYLYPFTCVAKNTDGINSAYIQLIHPVPDFKKHTIGVFVMLTLVITCSVFIYKIFKVDIVLWYRDSCYDFLPPKASDGKTYDAYILYPKTLGEGSTSNSDIFVFKVLPEVLEKQCGYKLFIYGRDAYVGEDIVDVTNENIKKSRRLIIVLVPEASGLGWLENSSEEQIAMYNAFIQDGIKVVLLELETIQDYEKMPETIKFIKRKHGAIRWSGDFREGMQSAKTRFWKNVRYHMPVQRQPPSSKHQLLSLAMRPDSKKKLQREVHVPLG; from the exons ATGAAAGTGTTACTTAGGCTTTGTTTCATAGCTGTACTGATTTCTTCTCTGGAAGCCG AGGAAGACAAGCCTGTGAAGCCTATAATTGTGAGTCCAACTAATGAGACAATGGAAGCAAGTCTGG GATCCAGGCTACAGTTGATCTGCAATGTCAGTGGCCAGTTGAGTGACTTTGTATACTGGAAGTGGAATGGGTCATTAATTGATGACGACGACCCAGTGTTGGTGGAGGATTATTTGCC AGTGGAAAATCCTtcaaccaaaagaaagaacacaatcATCACAGTACTTAATATTTCAGAAGTGGAAAGTAGATTTTATCTATATCCATTTACCTGTGTAGCCAAGAATACAGATGGTATAAATTCAGCATATATCCAATTGATACATCCAG TCCCTGATTTCAAGAAGCACACAATTGGTGTGTTTGTCATGTTAACTCTAGTAATTACATGCTCTGTTTTCATCTACAAAATCTTCAAGGTTGACATTGTGCTTTGGTACAGGGATTCTTGCTATGATTTTCTCCCTCCAAAAG CTTCAGATGGAAAGACCTATGATGCATATATACTATATCCAAAGACCCTTGGGGAAGGGTCCACCTCAAACTcagatatttttgtgtttaaagtCTTGCCTGAGGTCTTGGAAAAACAGTGTGGATATAAGCTGTTCATTTATGGAAGGGACGCCTATGTTGGGGAAG ACATTGTTGACGTCACtaatgaaaacataaagaaaagcagaagactGATCATCGTTTTGGTCCCAGAGGCATCAGGATTGGGCTGGCTGGAGAATTCATCTGAAGAGCAGATAGCAATGTACAATGCTTTCATTCAGGATGGGATTAAAGTTGTCCTGCTTGAACTGGAGACGATCCAAGACTATGAGAAAATGCCAGAAACCATTAAATTCATTAAGCGGAAACATGGGGCCATACGCTGGTCAGGGGACTTTAGAGAGGGCATGCAGTCTGCAAAGACAAGGTTCTGGAAGAATGTCAGGTACCACATGCCCGTCCAGCGGCAGCCACCTTCATCCAAACACCAGTTACTGTCCTTGGCCATGAGACCAGACTCGAAGAAAAAGCTTCAGAGGGAGGTGCATGTGCCTCTCGGGTAG
- the IL1R1 gene encoding interleukin-1 receptor type 1 isoform X2, translating to MKVLLRLCFIAVLISSLEADTCEEREEKVVLVSSAYEIDVRSCLLNPNEKKGTIIWYKNDSKTPISMEVDSRIHQHKDKLWFVPAKVEDSGHYYCAVRNSTYCLKIKIAIKFVQHEPNLCYNAEAIFTQKLPIARDGQLVCPYLDFFRDEKHELPKIQWHKDCKPLLLDNVNFTGLTNRLIMTNVTAAYKGNYTCQASYTYLGKQYRITRVIELLTLEEDKPVKPIIVSPTNETMEASLGSRLQLICNVSGQLSDFVYWKWNGSLIDDDDPVLVEDYLPVENPSTKRKNTIITVLNISEVESRFYLYPFTCVAKNTDGINSAYIQLIHPVPDFKKHTIGVFVMLTLVITCSVFIYKIFKVDIVLWYRDSCYDFLPPKASDGKTYDAYILYPKTLGEGSTSNSDIFVFKVLPEVLEKQCGYKLFIYGRDAYVGEDIVDVTNENIKKSRRLIIVLVPEASGLGWLENSSEEQIAMYNAFIQDGIKVVLLELETIQDYEKMPETIKFIKRKHGAIRWSGDFREGMQSAKTRFWKNVRYHMPVQRQPPSSKHQLLSLAMRPDSKKKLQREVHVPLG from the exons ATGAAAGTGTTACTTAGGCTTTGTTTCATAGCTGTACTGATTTCTTCTCTGGAAGCCG atACTTGTGAGGAACGTGAAGAAAAAGTAGTTTTAGTTTCATCTGCGTATGAAATTGATGTTCGTTCATGTCTTCTTAACCCGAACGAAAAGAAAGGCACTATAATTTGGTATAAAAATGACAGCAAGACACCTATATCTATGGAAGTAGACTCCAGGATTCATCAGCACAAAGATAAACTTTGGTTTGTTCCCGCTAAGGTAGAGGATTCGGGACATTACTATTGTGCAGTAAG aAATTCAACTTACTGcctcaaaattaaaatagctattaAGTTTGTGCAGCATGAACCTAACTTGTGTTACAATGCAGAAGCTATATTTACACAGAAACTACCCATTGCAAGAGATGGACAACTTGTGTGTccttatttggatttttttagaGACGAAAAACATGAGTTACCCAAAATACAGTGGCATAAG GATTGCAAACCTCTACTACTTGACAATGTGAACTTTACTGGACTGACAAATAGACTCATCATGACGAATGTGACTGCAGCATATAAGGGGAACTATACTTGTCAAGCATCCTATACATACTTGGGAAAGCAGTATCGTATTACACGGGTGATAGAACTTCTCACTCTAG AGGAAGACAAGCCTGTGAAGCCTATAATTGTGAGTCCAACTAATGAGACAATGGAAGCAAGTCTGG GATCCAGGCTACAGTTGATCTGCAATGTCAGTGGCCAGTTGAGTGACTTTGTATACTGGAAGTGGAATGGGTCATTAATTGATGACGACGACCCAGTGTTGGTGGAGGATTATTTGCC AGTGGAAAATCCTtcaaccaaaagaaagaacacaatcATCACAGTACTTAATATTTCAGAAGTGGAAAGTAGATTTTATCTATATCCATTTACCTGTGTAGCCAAGAATACAGATGGTATAAATTCAGCATATATCCAATTGATACATCCAG TCCCTGATTTCAAGAAGCACACAATTGGTGTGTTTGTCATGTTAACTCTAGTAATTACATGCTCTGTTTTCATCTACAAAATCTTCAAGGTTGACATTGTGCTTTGGTACAGGGATTCTTGCTATGATTTTCTCCCTCCAAAAG CTTCAGATGGAAAGACCTATGATGCATATATACTATATCCAAAGACCCTTGGGGAAGGGTCCACCTCAAACTcagatatttttgtgtttaaagtCTTGCCTGAGGTCTTGGAAAAACAGTGTGGATATAAGCTGTTCATTTATGGAAGGGACGCCTATGTTGGGGAAG ACATTGTTGACGTCACtaatgaaaacataaagaaaagcagaagactGATCATCGTTTTGGTCCCAGAGGCATCAGGATTGGGCTGGCTGGAGAATTCATCTGAAGAGCAGATAGCAATGTACAATGCTTTCATTCAGGATGGGATTAAAGTTGTCCTGCTTGAACTGGAGACGATCCAAGACTATGAGAAAATGCCAGAAACCATTAAATTCATTAAGCGGAAACATGGGGCCATACGCTGGTCAGGGGACTTTAGAGAGGGCATGCAGTCTGCAAAGACAAGGTTCTGGAAGAATGTCAGGTACCACATGCCCGTCCAGCGGCAGCCACCTTCATCCAAACACCAGTTACTGTCCTTGGCCATGAGACCAGACTCGAAGAAAAAGCTTCAGAGGGAGGTGCATGTGCCTCTCGGGTAG
- the IL1R1 gene encoding interleukin-1 receptor type 1 isoform X6 encodes MGLISSTGSPPPPEVQENMKVLLRLCFIAVLISSLEADTCEEREEKVVLVSSAYEIDVRSCLLNPNEKKGTIIWYKNDSKTPISMEVDSRIHQHKDKLWFVPAKVEDSGHYYCAVRNSTYCLKIKIAIKFVQHEPNLCYNAEAIFTQKLPIARDGQLVCPYLDFFRDEKHELPKIQWHKDCKPLLLDNVNFTGLTNRLIMTNVTAAYKGNYTCQASYTYLGKQYRITRVIELLTLEEDKPVKPIIVSPTNETMEASLGPCFFRLVVNKTDVSVHTGFPIGPEVPARDCFPPDLWLSVGDGSFSEN; translated from the exons ATGGGGCTGATCTCTTCCACGGGCTCTCCACCGCCTCCTGAGGTTCAG GAGAATATGAAAGTGTTACTTAGGCTTTGTTTCATAGCTGTACTGATTTCTTCTCTGGAAGCCG atACTTGTGAGGAACGTGAAGAAAAAGTAGTTTTAGTTTCATCTGCGTATGAAATTGATGTTCGTTCATGTCTTCTTAACCCGAACGAAAAGAAAGGCACTATAATTTGGTATAAAAATGACAGCAAGACACCTATATCTATGGAAGTAGACTCCAGGATTCATCAGCACAAAGATAAACTTTGGTTTGTTCCCGCTAAGGTAGAGGATTCGGGACATTACTATTGTGCAGTAAG aAATTCAACTTACTGcctcaaaattaaaatagctattaAGTTTGTGCAGCATGAACCTAACTTGTGTTACAATGCAGAAGCTATATTTACACAGAAACTACCCATTGCAAGAGATGGACAACTTGTGTGTccttatttggatttttttagaGACGAAAAACATGAGTTACCCAAAATACAGTGGCATAAG GATTGCAAACCTCTACTACTTGACAATGTGAACTTTACTGGACTGACAAATAGACTCATCATGACGAATGTGACTGCAGCATATAAGGGGAACTATACTTGTCAAGCATCCTATACATACTTGGGAAAGCAGTATCGTATTACACGGGTGATAGAACTTCTCACTCTAG AGGAAGACAAGCCTGTGAAGCCTATAATTGTGAGTCCAACTAATGAGACAATGGAAGCAAGTCTGG GACCATGCTTCTTCAGGCTTGTGGTGAATAAGACCGACGTGAGTGTTCATACTGGCTTTCCAATTGGACCTGAAGTTCCAGCACGTGACTGTTTCCCTCCTGACTTGTGGCTTTCAGTGGGAGATGGAAGTTTCTCAGAGAACTGA